GCCACTTTTCCCAAACCACCAGATTCGGCACGAACCCAAGACGAAACGTAGTCCAGATGGCAAGGTATCCTTACGGGCCCGGTAGTCCAACACAAATCGGACCCACCCTGGTGGCGCGGACTCTTCCGAATCGACGGAAACGAGCGAGATCGTCGTGAACCAAGACAAAACGATTCCGGATACCGGCAGGACAAAACGGATTGCTGGAATCGGACTGCCAAGTCTTCTTTATCGGTATCAAAATGAAATGACCTAGAGTTTGAAATTAAAGATCGAAAAAGTTATCTTGTGCAACACAACAATTTATTGCTTGAGTTTCAAACGATCAGTACAAATCACAACaaatatttggacattttcttcTGTTCGGtagttttaggtttttttttttgccttctggAGTTGTTGTACGGAGAGTTTCGCGGCTTTTGCTTCTTTTAACATTCTATTTAAAGTTTTGATTCTAATATAGGTGCGCAGCTTAACGAAGTagattgtcttatttttgatgattttggtcaatCGCGCCACCACCCCTTTTTCGGCCCGTATTTTGCCCTGGTGAAATGCtcaaaaagctttttcaaactGTTCAGCTTGATCGAGAAACACTGCAGAGGGCTTCACAAGTCCACCTTGCGAAAGATGGTCAACGTAACTGGTCGGGTTGACGTAGTCATGGTCCAGAAGTGAGAAGGCCGTCAGTCTAACGAATTCTTCGTTAGACTTGCTCGTGAGGTCAACGACGTAGGGAAACTCTGTTCGAAACTTCCGAGCAACAGCACCTACTACGTACTCAAACCCGTCCGAATCGTTCGTAAAGCGATGGTCTTCGTTGCGGAGCAGTTCATTGAACGTTGTGTCTTCATGGTCCTCTTCTTCTTTGTCGTAATCGTGATTTTGATCTGATTCAGacactggaggaggaggtgggaGGCGTCCGcaaacaagaaaattttgtttCCCGTTATGGGATGGGTCAAAAATGTTCGTCTTTCAGCAAGGTTAACGGATTGATTTCCACCCCCACAATCGGAAGTTGCAGCTACAACATCGAACCCCGCATCGTGCGCCTTTCGGACCGCTTCCATGAGAAGCCTGTTAGTCATCGTAACGTCAAAGTTCATATAAATGGGTTTGTTTCCAATTCGCGAAGAGACCGCGAATCATTATCACCTgttaaatgaatcaaaaatacaGTTAGATTTATTTGATAACTTTAACTTGAGTAATATACCTGCGCTTTCTTATGTGGTCCAAGCACATCGTCGTGCTTTCGGTCATACTCGTACATTTCACGGGATGAAAACTCGTCGTACAGTAGAATAGCAACGCGTTCCCAGGGAGTCATCGTAGGGGCTTGTACTTATATCATTAGAAATATTTCCTCGAGGAATTCTTGCCGCATGTCGATCCGCGCAGCGTAATCCCTAAGGCACCTCGGCCTAGGCAACGGGATCTTTAGCTCCTTTGTCACGTACTCGTGCGCTGGGGCACTGAAGTACTGCAAGGTGAAAACTTTGCCCAACTCTTCATGTGTCCAATTCACGCTTTTTTGTGCCCGCTAACTTGTCCACCTGATTTTCCGCGAAGAAAGGCGAGAGAATACTCTTAATTTTCGCCGAAGCTTGCTTCTCATCTAGACGATTTTCAACTTCACGCTTTAATTGGGCATTCTCTTCTTCCAGCTGTGCAATTCGGCACTGTAGTGAATGGATGATATCACTTTCCGGGTTCGAACACACATCTGCCGCCGTCGACACATCCAGCGAAATTCCGGAATCATCAGAGCTGCATCCGGTTGTACTTCGACTGGTGCTAGTTTCATTGTGGCAAATAATAATGCACTTGTTCGAATTTGATTCTAGCGGTTCGCGGAGTCGGGTGAAGGTCTTAAACGGCTTTCGGATGCTGGGAATAGCTGTAAAAACATAATTATGCAATGAATGTATGATTATAGATTATGCTCTACACATACCACTACATTTGAACCGTTTCCGGGCCTTTTCTCCGACAGGGGTTCGAAAACAATCCGGTGTGAAATGATCGGAGCACACAAACACGTCTTTGGTATTAATAAAATAGTATTGTCCTAACCATTTCAACCATCTCCGTCTAACCCACTCGTCAGTTGGGATCCGGTTAAACGAGATTTTCTGCCTCCCGGAAGTGTTATGGTCTGCATCCGTCTTCTTCAGGTTCTCTGCATCTTCGCTCGCTTCCGATTTTCCTTGACCGCATTCGGAAGAGTCCGCGCCGATTCTGACCCGTTTGGCTTTCGGTTCCCAGGAAGTGTTTGCACCGTCCTGAAACGGAATCGTTTTGTCTTGGTTCTCGGCGATCTCGCTCGTTTCCGTCGATTCGGAAGAGTCCGCGCCACCAGGGTGTGTCCGGTTTGTGTTGGACTACCGGGCCCGTAAGGATACCTTGCCATCTGGACTACGTTTCGTCTTGGGTTCGTGCCGAATCTGGTGGTTTGGGAAAAGTGGCACGAAGCACTTCGTCAtgattctggaaaaaaaatctttttgtataCACTGCCtgagaacaaaaaagaaaattgcaatttactCACCTTTATTAAGCTGAATCTTCGCACCAAATACACTATTCAATGCATTTTTGGCTACTCTTTAAGCCTACCGAAAAAAATCGGACGAAATCTAACAAAAAAccatcaatttttcaactttttataaaaagtaGAAAAGTCCTACCCAGGCAAAGATTGTTTACATTGTCGTGTAAGTTAAATTGCAAGCACCTATCCGACAGATGTTTACGTTTAGGTTTACGAGAGCGCGGATTGGTTGTTTTTCTCTCCTAACGGTTTCTCTCTCTCACGCTGGaagcattgaaacatttcatgctCTCAATCAGCTGTTGCCTACACGTTGCGCGAGGATTGGGCGAACAGaagattgcaaaatatttttattttagggtttcataaaaaaacgacttataaatattttcaaattagcaAAATAAACATGTACATACGTCATTTTGATATGGGCGTATATGCATCatgattattaaattataaaaatggcaCGTAGGTCGATTTGCTACGGTTCTATGTGCACGTTTGACTCGAAAGCACATAGGACTCCCAAGTGGTAAAACGACCTATATTTATTcggtgtgaaattttttgagagtggttttaggttgttttgtattttatcaataacttgaaaaataaaaggctTTTAAGAAATTGGATCAGCGGATGGTCTAGTTTCCGACTTGCAGAATGTCATGCAATAAATAACTCAGTTTGCTTATTTTGtcgcataggaccttttgaaaatttactctagaaataTGAGAATAAAAGttaatgaaatttatttacaatgtttacttttcatatttctttgcagagcatggacaacaataacaaagcggcaatgtgggaaagggaagtcatttgtgattgtagaaggtattgttttgattcacagcatgttgaacgaactgttgtggatgtacctagaaCATCGCAGCACGGGGTATTTCTTCTGCACATTTCCAACAActgtacttgttcggtaacttggCTGAGAATGTAGCACAGTTACCGAATGTTGCTCgcaaactgggctgaacgaaaaatgacGCGGGGACCGATGCATAACATTTTCTCTACAAATGTAAAATGATTGttgcttaaatttcttaaagagctcacctttaattttgacttaacatttaattaaaacttaaatatgatttctaaTTTGCTGAACTTGCTTTTGCATCCACTGGCCCCTCATCATTCCGGTTTGTTTGGTTATTTTacatttgtctgctttttaagtggGCTACAGCCCAAGTAGTCCAGTCAAACAAGCTCAGTtatcgaacaagtactgtactttAATTTTGCTTCACTCATCTTTCTACTCTTCTGCTCTCATTTCCCAATAAATACTGAAACTTGTTTTCCCTAACAAAAACAGTTTCCCTTAATATGCGAACGATTTTAACTTCTGTTTATCATTGATCTTTCCTTTAcccattttcttatttatttattaaaatgtaattttcatcgGCTCCTACTCTTCTTTCCTTCAAACTACAATTATTCTTTCAGTATCGAACTTTATGTAGTTTGCTTTCCTTTATTGTCTATTGTTTAAATCtacgcccttttcttcaaacaagtatggttcgagTCCTTACTTAATATATTGAATGATCACACTCATAaaattattgtacttttggtaaacttttgaataacatgcttaggtccaaaacattgtaacaaaacaccgcgacaaaagaaatagcaacatataaacacgactcaacactaggaaagatttcaggagaaaacaatacacagtaaaataacaactagtttttgaattcaaactaaaaattaaacagtttttgctttaatgaaaattaataggcacactataaatggttaggcgcttatacttacatcaaaccctacgtaatgtaccacccccggccgagttaaaatgcgtaaccggaaaagaaggtgtgcatgcctggcacgaacactcaaagcgtgttctagcgtgctgctcgtactgactcagagcaagggtgagatgtaggtgtaagggcagtgcgtgttcgtcgggaacctggtgcataagatcggtcaaggcccgttcttacactgaaaattgcgaattgcgaatgtttacttttcatatttctttaattgtgacttaaaattaaataaaagtttgaaaaaaagtttttttgatttattgaacatagtcatttcggtttgttttgttttttgacgtttgtctgcattttagctgggctacggcccagttattgagcgcccagttaaaaagcagcccagttaccgaacaaataCTGTATATCAATAAACTTTATCTTTCAAGAAGACGCTTGGTCAATTAGGGCGTAATAACAATATCATGTTTCCAGCACATCATTTTTTTcggttccttttggggtcctaaacaactctccaatgcaggcctgcccaacgtccggcccgcgaagccgtttcatccggcccgcgacggcttttcaaaatagtaatagtaatagtaattttatttggcaacgatatcctgttagttagACTTTagaaaatagttctatgactggCTCTttaggctgttcatgaaatattgaattctagattaaattttcaaaacaacctatccctcatgggtttcctatgcagataggaccttttgaaaatttaatcgagaattaatAAGTTCAgtgtacaaataaaaaaaatggtttgagaTCAAATTTAAATGAGGAacattaaggtttttttttgcctcagaAATAAAATGTTGCTAATTCTTCTTATTATTTGGATTttgcttttgtattttttaaaaagttttttttttcaaattcaaacattcttaatgtttgaatttcattattttgaaaCAACTACTTAACTTAATCTTCTGGTTTATTCGTCAGTCTGTACAGAACCCGCCCGTAGCTGGGCTGCACTGACTGATGCTGTAGAAGCACTTTCGTCTTGCTGTGCGGTCAGAAATGGAATAGAATCGATCTCGGTTTGCATTCCTAGAAGAAACTGTACAGTCAGATCAAGTTCACTGACCTTTTCTGCTCAGATTGTGTTCTGTAGATTACAAATACTAGTGCACTGTATACAGTACAGAAGTTTCTGATCAGAATCCTATCCTGTGCATTAACACTtatcatttcaatatttttattttcagaatcaATTAGTAAACTGAAAAATGTCGCAAGAAGAcaaatgtaaaaatgtgaaatgtctatatgaaaaaaaatgattgttgtctaaaaatgtacaGAAAGAcactcaatttaaattttaatcagtttttactgtttttacttgagaaacttgattaaaattgattttttaaataaatgagtGAGCAAGCaattatgtatttttaacattttttgagtgatataTTATCGATtcaaataaggttaaaaaagcaaattgatcatgcttaaatgaaaatttatgcaaatatttttaaacattaaataaaatccCAAAGTGAGTCAAGAAATCAGGTAACAAcactttatttttcataaaattcgaaattcaaagaataacgaattgaaaactattaaatatatatttcgctacactgtttacatttttgtgttttaaaaatagctttaaaatattttgtaacatATTTGAGTAAAGGTGCAAAACAACGcaacaatgttttttaaaagaagattTGGGTCCAAATTTggcttcaataaattttatcaagccttattgatttttttttgtatttttgtgttaaggaaattaaactttaagatACTTGCAACGaccaattaaatttgaataattttgaaagttaaTAAAATCAgggtatttaatttaaattaaaacaaaccaacataaaaataaatcaacaccaagttttgaaagttgttttgaatttatttgttaaaatcaaaatatattaatcatatttgcaacactttttattaatttgtttactaaaaaaaataattcgaataatttaatgataaaaaattattaTCAAACATTACTTCCGGCCCGACAaagcttcagaaaaaaaatctggcccgcagggccaaaaggttggccACCCCTGCTCCAATGGGTTTGAACCAAGCTTCCCTGcgccgtgcggcacacgcggttcacttgtacctcggttttgcttttgcgcctgctttgttcggtttacacccgtaacCGACTCACTCGACTCCGTGGTGTTGAACCCGAGTTTTTACCGCCGgtgcgtaccacggcacgtacctcggctcggtGGGCGaactaagcccaaatcccaaatatgagcttgattggacgtaacaggagctagcgctccgcccttcaattttatatgggatttaaccagtaaaaatatttttttttcaaaaatgtctatttttgaggcactttggccaccaatgcgtttaccaaaaacaggccagatccttgcgcatgttttggtatatatgACATTGAAATTTAGAGCATCctagagctcggtacagaccatcaaagtttggcattttttttcgaaaaaaatggccccagcaaatcaaatggcgtctcgggcgtcgtgaggtgcgacgcatatcttcaTTGCACAGatcatatgaaaattttgtttggtctcggaaaactggcttgtctcaagcgggctATCCAGAtatttaagcgaagatggcgttacgaatgcccaaaataagaaaaaaaagtgtggctgtcatgtcatggcacactttttttgtaatgttggcaCCACTGCGtggttttgacatttcgggcatacaacattcgtaacgccatcttcgcttaaaatctGGATAGTGGGAATCACTATGGGAAAGCTCAAAAGTTGTCTTTATCGAtcctttaagggtgcacagcaacgatggaagttgttgtcttcttattccaacattgtcaaacttacggacccaatcctgcaacaacgcaATTATCAATatagtcaaattttgttgtaaataactttgtGGACTGTACttaaggggatgaataaaaaaatattttgatagtacccgtaattttgaagatactaaaatgtctgtaacaaaaatctgggtgcaaaagctctggttgatgtgcaccgttaaaacgcaaaaaaacgattttttttaaaactaccaTGACGTGTCAGCGATTTCAAAATAGTCTTATAGTTAttgggccatccataaaccacgtggacatccTAGGGGGGTTCtagaatattcaaaaaagtgtccacgtggtttatggatggtccctatgtgAAAAATGACATATTTTCCAGGATTGTGTGTTTCAGAAAAACGTGAAACTGGTTTGCCTTTGCCAACTACCTTTTATCTAATAGTCGGTTAAACTAAAGTGGAGACGCATTGGAAAGGGTGCATAGAATATAAAATTCATTCTGAACTAGAACTATtccactgacctacaaaaaatgacaaaaatgactgcgcaggctcaactcgaggggaagcatgatgTGTGAGGTCCCCAGAAATACGTGCACTTTGAtaatatttagacagggtcgaatggtttttctccaaaatttgtatagagaattagggcggttcgtcaccattcggccctgtctgaatattatttaaaaattcaaagtgcacgtgtttctggggacctcaaacttcatgcttcccctcgagttgagcccgcgcagaaattttgttggtcggtgttagtGGTTAATAATAATAAACTGCTTTGtttgaaattagatttttaatttataactaaatcattttaaaaatgacgTAACCTAACCGGTTATCCCGCTCACTCTAGTGCACGTTGAATGTCAAAAACCATGCGTTTCCATGGAAACGTATGGCCAAAGTAAAGAAAACTGGTGACGCTTGGTATTTAACACGCAAGGACCTTCTCGATAAAATCTGTTGAATATCAACAGAACGAACAGTAGTAAAACTCAAgggttttgatattttatgaCAATTTATTTGGTTTATTTTCCTCCACTATGTACAGCGTTTGTCCTTTCACGTTAATAAAAAACGGCTTCCCCATTTTCAGCTTGTCGCGTCCTACACGTTCTCCGTTTTGATGCTTGTGGTTTTACAAATATACAACGACAAAAAGCGActgatttgttgttgtttcaaaCCATCAgtgtttttatttctgtttgtttgtttgtttacaatATTTAACCTACGTTGTTTCTACTCATGTTATAGGTATTTGTTTCCTCCTGTTTGTTTGTTTCCTTTGCATTTTCTTTCATCATTTCGTTGCTTTTCTGCATGCATTTGTTAATCAGTATCACAGATTAAAAGattttaatataattacatttgttacaaaaaaaagtaaaactcgCCGGTTACATGAAACATAaccgcgttttgtttttgttttgtttctttgAAATTGCGCCCGTTGACGGCGGCATTACTTACTATGGTTTCCATTTTGTTTGCTggcgttttgttgtttttttatagaCACTTTAGCTCTTAACTAAGCCTAActcctagtttttgtttaagtGTCTCTGTTTTTGTTggttgataaaacaagatgcgAAATAATTTGTTTGTTGTGTGAAGGTTGTTTGTTAGAAGAAATGGCATGCAATCCCGAAGGTTGCGTTTGTTTCACGTTTGTATTAATTGTGCCCTACCGATCGGTAGAACAGGCTAGTTTGTGGTTTGTGTTGCATTTGTTTTCGCTTTTGCACATTCTGCCcttttttgaattgatttttttttctatcacgcGCTATCTATCTTGCATTTGCCTTccactgttttttttctgctacAAATATTGTTCACCTGAGTTTAAATATACAAATACACAtagtttgtttaaattttagcatTATTTTGTAATAAGTCAGTTACTTGGTTCTTTCATAGCGATAGCAATGGAATTCTTGTTGTTCTTTTCgtgttacatatttttttctttactgGCGAAGATGACTGAACTTCAGAGTAGTAGCTAGTAGATGTTTTATTGTCTAACTATGATTAGGAGGGGACTTTTTGTTCGCATGCGAAATATTTTAGTGACTTTCTGCTTTTAAGTAAACTCGTGTGAGCTTTTTCCTCTCCAATTATAggttaaaaaagatgtttttctcATTTATACAAAATTTACTTAACTAAAACGGACAACTAAAAAAAGGGATCAAATGCATATCAGCATAAAAAATGcacttgttgttgttttattggagGTTGCAGCTGCTAAATTTGATATGGCGAATTTATGCTCAttaaccttttgaaatgttccgTTATTATgtaaatttcaggaaaaaatagtgtgACAGTGAGCAAAAGAGTAGCTCGTTTTCTCACCTTTTATTTCATCTTGCTCCAGAGCAATTATTAAACGGAAAGGAGAGAAATGAAAGTTACTCGATTGCTCTTCCTTTTGAACCAAAACGCTCTCTTCTGCATTCAAAAAGCTTTTTGAGCGACT
This is a stretch of genomic DNA from Culex pipiens pallens isolate TS chromosome 1, TS_CPP_V2, whole genome shotgun sequence. It encodes these proteins:
- the LOC128092356 gene encoding THAP domain-containing protein 2-like; amino-acid sequence: MSRNNSNTNRTHPGGADSSESTETSEIAENQDKTIPFQDGANTSWEPKAKRVRIGADSSECGQGKSEASEDAENLKKTDADHNTSGRQKISFNRIPTDEWVRRRWLKWLGQYYFINTKDVFVCSDHFTPDCFRTPVGEKARKRFKCSAIPSIRKPFKTFTRLREPLESNSNKCIIICHNETSTSRSTTGCSSDDSGISLDVSTAADVCSNPESDIIHSLQCRIAQLEEENAQLKREVENRLDEKQASAKIKSILSPFFAENQVDKLAGTKKRELDT